The Mytilus galloprovincialis chromosome 2, xbMytGall1.hap1.1, whole genome shotgun sequence genome has a window encoding:
- the LOC143062985 gene encoding ciliary microtubule inner protein 2B-like — protein MPLPSDGKSVLMTPDPYHTPGYGGFCPQFKYQIGNTFGKTTCRLLGNTNVASSGKLVLADIRASAPAALFSGSKADFRSQLLRSRTQSWGDQKLVEKMIPGYTGFIPRSEHHFGKRYAETCKRAIADFEVDQKDYDSKLKDLKITEVMQQGKEVKGQDGKSMPAIRSRYFTPLKPVASEAKPYISKSKLQHSKSPFYMANGNPQKCFMSGYTGFVPRSRGQLGMGYPIITNLALNEFTDDIVRAKSLDGSETRMVTFKETTRPKSDGKPIYPIETGLVPHYTGHIPGQKFRYGGTFGHSTENALKVPKELTMSA, from the exons ATGCCGCTACCATCTGATGGAAAGAGTGTCTTAATGACACCGGACCCTTATCACACACCCGG GTATGGTGGATTTTGTCCTCAGTTTAAATACCAGATTGGAAACACATTTGGAAAAACAACATGTCGATTATTAGGGAATACAAATGTTGCTAGTTCCGGAAAATTGGTTTTGGCAGACATTCGAGCAAGCGCACCAGCCGCTTTATTCTCTGGTAGCAAAGCTGACTTCCGGTCACAATTGCTTCGTTCCAGGACTCAAAGCTGGGGTGACCAGAAGCTAGTTGAAAAAATGATTCCAGGTTATACAG gATTCATACCACGTAGCGAACATCACTTTGGAAAAAGATATGCAGAGACATGCAAACGTGCAATAGCAGATTTTGAAGTCGACCAAAAAGATTATGATTCAAAATTAAAGGATTTAAAAATAACGGAAGTGATGCAACAAGGGAAAGAAGTCAAAGGTCAAGATGGAAAATCAATGCCG GCAATTCGTAGCCGATATTTCACACCACTGAAACCAGTAGCATCAGAAGCCAAACCATATATTTCCAAATCAAAACTTCAACATTCAAAATCACCTTTTTATATGGCAAATGGCAACCCACAGAAGTGTTTCATGTCTG gaTATACCGGGTTTGTTCCACGTAGCAGAGGTCAACTTGGAATGGGTTATCCAATCATAACCAATCTTGCATTGAACGAATTTACAGACGATATAGTACGAGCCAAATCATTAGATGGTTCAGAAACGAGAATGGTTACTTTTAAAGAGACGACAAGACCTAAATCAGATGGCAAACCAATATACCCTATCGAAACAGGACTAGTACCACACTACACTGGACATATACCAG GTCAAAAATTCAGGTATGGTGGAACTTTCGGACACAGTACTGAAAATGCATTGAAAGTCCCCAAAGAATTGACGATGTCAGCTTGA